Part of the Nocardioides perillae genome is shown below.
GAACCCAGCGGCCCCGGAGCGGGCTGCGCCACGTCTCGCCGAACCCCAGGAGCACCCGTGACCGACCGCACCTACCGCGTCTCCGAGATCGTCGGCACCTCGCCCGACGGGATCGACCAGGCGATCCGCAACGGCATCGCCCGCGCCAGCAAGACGCTGCGCCACCTCGACTGGTTCGAGGTGACCCAGGTCCGCGGCCACGTCAAGGACGGCGCCGTGGACCACTTCCAGGTCGGGATGAAGATCGGCTTCCGCCTCGAGGACGAGTGACGTCCGGCAGCTAGGTGGCCCGGTCGCCCGGGGCGGTCCGGGCGGCCCGCCGCTCCGCGCGCAGCCGCCGCCGCTCCGCCCGGGCGCGCGCGGCGCGGTGGTAGCGTTCCTCGACCTCGGCGCGCACCCGCAGCGCGAGCTCGGGCTCGTTGGTCGTGACGAGCCACGCGCGGCCCGGCCGCATCCAGTAGCGCAGTGCCTCCTCGTCGTCGACCGTCCACACCAGGAGCGGCAGGTCCACGCGCCGCGCGAAGGAGCGGACCCCCGCCCGGGCCAGGCGCTGGTGGGCCACGACGACGTTGGCCCGTGAGTCGCGCACCCGCGGGCGGGCGACGACCTCCGAGGTGCGGATGCGGACCTTCTCGGCCACCGGCAGGCCCACGGTGCTGCGCCCGAGCGACAACCCCACCAGCAGCGGCAGTCCCTCGCCCTCCGCCCAGTCGCGCACGGCGCGCACGGAGTCGTCGTCGAGCGTGGTCACGACGAGGTCGTGCGGGCCCAGGCGCTCGACCGCGAGCCGCGCCGCCGCCACCTCCGCAGTGCTCGCCGGGTCGGCGTACGCCGCCGCGGGGGAGCGGAACTTGAGGTCGACGTGCGCCTGCTTGCCGGTGCCGGCGAGGGCGTCGAGGACCTCGTCGTAGCGCAGCACCTCCGACACCGCCCCGGCGTACGTCGCGAGGTCGAGGTGCGCGAGCGGGCGCAGCGCGCCGCCGACCTCCACCACGTCGTCGTGGTGGAGCACGAACGTGCCGTCGCCGAGGAGCTGCACGTCGAACTCGACGAAGTCGACCTCGAGCCCGAGCGCGCGGTCGAGCGCCACCCGGGTGTTCTCGAGGTGGGTCGCCGTGCCGGCCCCGCACCGGTGGGCACTGACCAGCACCGGCGGCGCGGGGCGACGGGCGCGCCCCGGGGCGAGGCGTCGAGGCGGCGTCGGTCGGGGCGCCTCGGCCGGCGCGTCTCGTGTCACCGCTCCAGTCTGGGGCGCGGAGCGGCCGGGGCCGCAGCGGCACGCTGGTTTGAGCGCCGTCACCGGGGGGAACACCCCTCTCGGCGAGCCGTGTCCCGGGGCGGCGTCGCCCTCCGCCCCGCTCGACTCGAGGAGTCCCGTGCCACCGCACCTCCCCACCCGCCCCGTCCGTGCGCGAGCCGCGGCTGCCGCCACCCTCGCGTCGCTGGCCGTCGTCGCCGCCGGTGCTGCACCCGCCACGGCTGCCGGCCGAGGTCACGAGGAGCGACCCGGTGGCGGGGGGGAGCGCGGCACCGGCTCTGCCGCGGCACCGGCGCCGGGCGAGCGCTCGAGTGGGCGCGGCAGCGACCGCGGAGGCGACGACCGCGGCAGCGTCCGCGGAGGCGACGACCGAGGCCCGCGTGCAGACGGCCCGGGTGCCGGAGACGACGGCGACCGCGGCCCCGACGACCGCTCCCAGGACCGCGACCGCTCCCAGGACCGCGACGACCGCGACCGCGGCGACCGGGGCACGGACCGCGACCGCGGCGCACCGGCCGCTGCTGAGCGAGATCGCGGCGGTGAGCGCGGCGGTGAGCGCGGCGGTGAGCGCGGCACTGGGCGCGGCAGCGAGCGCGGTAGGGGCGCCGAGGGCGAGCGCGCGCCCGGCCCCGAGCGCGGGCGTCCCGCCACGTCCGGGCAGCCCGGCACCGCCGAGCAGCCACCCGCCGCGCCGGGCACGACCGATCCCGGTCCTGGCGACGCCTCCACGGGCTCGGAGCCGACCGCCGGACCCGCCGAGGGCCCGGCCGACGGCGACGCCGACGAGTCCGTCGCCGCCGCGGCCCCGACGACCGCGGCGACCGCCGCCGCCGCGGTGCGGACGCCGGTCGCAGCGCGGGTCAGCGCGGCGGGCGGGGTCGGCCGCGCGAGCAGCGAGGGCCCGCAGTCGCCGCAGGCCGCGGCCCAGGTGTGGGAGCTCGGTCCCGGCGCCCAGCGCGACATGGCCGAGCCCACCTGGTCGACCGCCGACGACATGCCGCTGTGGTGGTGGCGGGGCGAGGCCCCGGCGTCCGTGGCAGCCGGCCTCGGCCCGGCCGCGCCGCTCGCGGTGGCGCAGGCGGCCCTGCCCGGCTCCGCGACGGAGCGGGAGGTCGCCTTCCTGCTGCTCGTCGGGGCCGGCGGCGGTGCTGCGCTGCTCGGCGCTGCGGCTCGCCGCCGTCCCGCCCGAGCACGGGTGCGCACGCCGCGCTGAGCCTGACCGCGCGCCCGAAGCCTCACCGCCTCGACGCCCCCGGGACCCGGTCCCGGGGGGCGTCCCTGTGCGCGCACCGGGGTGGCGCCCTCACCCCTGCGGGGGGCCACAGGGTTACGCACGTCGCTGCCGGGACCACCCTCGAGGGTGGTTTTGACGCCGTTTGTTGGCTGGCGCGTTTGTGCAGGTCAGACCGGAGGAACAGTGTTCCCGCCGGGCTCGGGCCGGCGCCACCACCCGTCGCGTCGACCCCTCCCAGGAGATCCCCCATGGCTGCTCAGACACCCCTTCGCCCGGCCGGCGACCGGCCGCGTCGCACCTCGCGCACCCCGGGCCTCGCTGCGGCCGCCGTCCTCACCGCAGCCGCGCTCTCCGTCAGCTCCTCCGGCGCCGCGCTCGCCGCGCCCGTCGCGGTGGCCGCCGCCGACCAGGGCAAGGGCCAGGGCAAGGGCCAGGACAAGGGCCAGGGCCAGGACAAGGGCCAGGGCCAGGGCCAGGGCGGGAGCCGGGGCAACACGGGAGGCGAGCGCGCCCAGGGCGGGTCCGCCGGCACCAGCAGGGCCTCGCAGCCGAGCGCACAGGGGCCCGGCGCCGCCCAGGAGAAGCGCGAGGAGAAGGACGACAAGAAGGCAGCCAAGGCCGAGAAGAAGGCCGAGAAGAAGGCCGGGAAGGGTTCCGGCTCCGCCGGCTCGCGTGGCGGGTCCGGTGCCGGCAGCCCGGGCACGCCGCAGACCACGTCGCCGGGCCGCTCCAGCACCGCCCCGAGCAGCAGCGGCGGCAAGGGCGGCGGCAAGGCCGGCGGCAAGGGCGGCGGCAAGGCCGGCGGTGCCGGTGACCCCGCCGGGAACAACGGCACCGTGAAGATCGCGCCCTACGGCGAGATGGACGGCATCCCGCAGAACAGCCCCCACCCCGGCTGCACCTTCCAGGTCGAGTGGTACGGCTTCGACGAGGGCGAGGACGTCGTCTCGACGGTGTCCTTCGCGATGCACGCCCCGACCGCCGACGTCGGCCTGAGCGTGGCCGGCGACACCACGGTGCCGGTCGGCGGCGACCCGGCATCCGGCGCGGGCACCGACACCGGCCTCGACGGCGTCGAGACCTACACCCTTTCCTTCGACGGCGAGCCGCACCCGCAGCAGGGCTACCACGTCAAGCTGACGGTCAGCACGCCGCGCTCGCAGGGCAACGACACGAAGACCAAGGTCTTCTGGGTCGAGCCGTGCACGACCGAGGCCCCCGGGACCGAGACCCCCGGCACCGAGACCCCCGGCACCGAGACCCCCGGCACCGAGACCCCCGGCACCGAGACCCCCGGCACCGAGACCCCCGGCACGGAGACCCCCGGCACGGAGACCCCCGGCACGGAGCTGCCCGGCACCGTGGACACCGGAACCGGCCTGGACACCGGCACCGACTCGGGCACGGTCACCGAGGAGGGCGTCGTCGCGGGCTTCACGGAGTCGCAGGACGCCGAGGCGAGCGCCGACCTCGCCGCGGCCGGCGGTGCCGGCAGCGAAGCCGGCACGACCGCCGCGGTGCCGACCTCGGTCGACGCCGGTCTGACCACCGGCGAGCAGGTCGGGCTGGCGGCACTGGTCGCCACGCTCCTCGGCGGCGCGGCCGCGCTCGTCGGCATCCTCGCGAGGCGGCGTACTGTCCGGTCGTGACCTCCTCGACGCAGCGCAGCTCGCCCGGTCGCCCGTCGGCGGCCGGGCGGCTGCGCGACGTCGTCACCACCCTGCTCGTGGTCGGCGGCCTGGCGGTCGCCGGCACCGGCCTGTGGCAGTGGTACGCCGACGGCGCACCCACCCCGTCCCGCGCGGCCACCGGCCCGGTCGAGCAGGAGTCGTCCAGCGCGACCGCCGCGCCGCCGGCCGAGCTGCCGCAGGCGCAGCCCGCACGCACGCGCCCCGGCGCGCCGTTGCGGGTGCGGGTGCCCCGCCTGGGGGTGGACGCACCCGTCGACCCGGTCGGCGCACCCGGTGGCACCTTGACCCCGCCGTCGGACGCCACCCGACTCGGGTGGTGGGCGGCGGGCGCCCGGCCCGGACAGCGCGGCAGCGTGCTGGTCGCGGGCCACACGGTCAGCACGGGCGGTGGTGCGCTCGACGACCTCGAGCTGCTGCGCCGCGGTGACGACGTGGTGGTGCGCACCACCACGGGCAGGCGCAGCTACGAGGTGGTGTCGGTGCAGGTGCTCGGCAAGGGCGTGCTCGCCCGGCGGGCACAGCAGCTCTTCGACCAGCGGGTGCCGTCGCGGCTCGTGCTCGTGACGTGCGAGGACTGGGACGGGACGGCCTACCGCAGCAACGTCGTGGTCACCGCGCGCCCGCGACGCTGACGCGGCGCGGGCGGCGGGCGCAGACCCCGGACGAGACCCCGATCAGTGCTGGTAGGTGCCGTGCAGCACGGCCCGCCCGAGGGTCTTGAAGGCCAGGTTGAACGACACGACGGCCGGGCTGGCGTCGGCGTCGACGCCGAGCGTCTCCTCGCCGACGGCGTGGACGACGAAGTAGTAGCGGTGGACCTGGTCGCCCTGCGGCGGCGCGGCGCCCATGAAGCCGGCCTGGCCGGCGTCGTTGCGCACGTGGAAGGCGGACCCCGGCAGCTCGCCCGACGCCGCGCCGGCCTCGAGCGAGGTGACGTCGGCGGGCAGGTCGACGAGCACCCAGTGCCAGAACCCGCTGGGGGTCGGGGCGTCGGGGTCGAAGCAGGTCACCACGAAGGACTTCGTGCCCTCCGGGGCGCCCGCCCACGACAGCTGCGGCGAGGTGTTGCCGCCGTCGGCCACCTGCGCGTCGTCGAGGGGCTGGCCGTCGTGCACGTCGGTGCTGGTGACCTGGAACGACGCCGTGGCCGGCAGCAGGTCGTAGGGGTTCGGGCTGACGGGTCGGTCGAGCTGGCTCATGCCGGTGAACATAGCCCCGGGGCGAACACCCGTCGGCCGTCCGGACGGGCTGGGGGAGACTAGGCGCATGCTCGCCACGACGACGGACGCCGACCACCGCGACCCCGAGGACGCCCTGGCCGCGCTGCGTGCCGCCGTCGGTCCCGGCGACGACGGCGCGGCCCGCGACGCCCGCGAGCGGCAGGCCCAGCTCACCAAGCCCGCGGGTGCCCTCGGGGCGCTGGAGGACGTCTCGGTGCAGCTGTCGGCGATCGCCGGCAGCTGCCCGCCGCCGGTGCCGGCGCGACCGGCCGTCGCCGTCTTCGCGGGTGACCACGGGGTGCACGCCGCGGGCGTCTCGCCGTGGCCGCAGGAGGTCACCGCCGGGATGGTGGAGAACTTCCGGGCCGGGGGAGCGGCGGTCAACGTGCTGGCGCGCGCGTGCGGCGCGCGCGTCGTCGTGGTCGACGTCGGCGTCGCGAGCCCGGTCGAGCCGGGGCCCGACGTGCTGGTCCGCAAGGTGCGGGCCGGGACCGCGGACCTGAGCCGCGGGCCGGCCCTGACGCGCGAGGAGGCGCTCGCGGCGCTCCTGGTGGGGGCACAGGTGGCCGCGGACCTCGTGGCCCAGGGCCACGACCTGCTGCTGACCGGTGACATGGGCATCGGCAACACGACACCCTCGGCCTGCCTCGTGGCCGCCCTGACCGGGGTCGCCGCACGCACGGCGACCGGCCGCGGCACGGGCGTCGACGACGCGACCTTCGCCCGCAAGGTGGGCGTGGTGGAGCGCGCGGTCGCCCGCCTCGCGCCCGACGCCGACCCCGTGGCGGTGCTCGCCGAGGTGGGCGGGCTCGAGCACGCCGCGCTGGCAGGCTTCGTCCTGGGCGGCGCGGCCGCCGGGGTGCCCGTGCTCCTGGACGGCGTCATCGCCGGCTCCGCCGCGCTCGTGGCCGTGGCCCTCGCGCCGCACGCCGCGGCGTACCTGCTCGCGGGGCACCGCTCCGTCGAGCCCGGGCACACCGCCGCGCTGCGGCACCTCGGGCTGCGGCCCCTCGTCGACCTCGACCTCCGCCTCGGCGAGGGCAGCGGCGCCGCGCTCGCCGTGCCCCTCGTGCGGGCCGCTGCGCTGCTGCTGGGCGAGATGGCCACCTTCGACGGCGCGGGCGTCGCCCGCAAGCAGGGCTGATGGGCGCCGAGACGCCCGAGGGCGCACCCGCCCCCTACCCCGTCGGGCTGCGCCTGGCCGGTCGCCGCGTCGTCGTCGTCGGTGGCGGTCAGGTGGCCCAGCGCCGCGTGCCCGCGCTCATCGCCGCGGGTGCGCGCGTCACCGTGGTCGCGCCCGAGGTCACGCCCGCCCTGGAGGGCCTCGGCGGGGAGGTCACCCTCGAGCTGCGCCGCTTCGAGCCGGCCGACCTCGACGACACCTGGTACGCGATCGCGGCCACCGACGACCCGGCGGTCAACGCCGCCGTCGCCGCCGCGGCGGAGGAGCGACGCACCTTCTGCGTGCGTGCCGACGACGCCTCGCAGGCCACCGCGTGGACCCCGGCGGTGGGACGCCACGCCGGTGTCACGGTGGCGGTCCTGGGCAACCGGGAGCCGCGGCGGTCCTCCGCCGTGCGCGACGAGATCATGGCCGCGCTGCAGGACGGCACCATCGCCGCCCGGGGCGCGCGCGACCGCACGCCCGGCGTGGTGCTGGTCGGCGGCGGCCCCGGTGACCCGGAGCTCGCCACCGTCGCCGCGCGGCACGCGCTCGCGTCGGCCGACGTCGTGGTCGCCGACCGGCTCGCCCCGCGCGAGCTGCTCGACGGGCTCGACCCCGACGTCGAGCTGGTGGACGTGGCCAAGCTGCCCCGGGGACGCTCGGCCACCCAGGAGGAGATCAACCGCGTCCTCGTCGAGCGCGCCCGGGAGGGCAAGCGTGTGGTGCGGTTCAAGGGCGGCGACGGCTTCGTCTTCGGCCGCGGCTACGAGGAGGTCCTGGCCTGCCAGGAGGCGGGGGTGCCCGTCACGGTGGTGCCCGGGCTGTCCTCCTCGATCTCGGTGCCCGGGCTCGTCGGCATCCCGGTGACCCACCGCGGCGTGGCCCACGAGTTCACCGTCGTCTCGGGCCACCTGCCGCCCGACCACCCCGAGTCGCTGGTGGAGTGGTCGGCGCTGGCCCGCCTGCGCGGGACCCTCGTGCTGCTGATGGCGGTCCAGAACGCCGGCGCGATCGCCGCGGCGCTGGTCGCGGGTGGTCGCCCCGCGGGCACCCCGGTGGCCGTGGTCGCGGAGGGCTCCATGCCCGCGGAGCGCACGGTGCTCAGCACCCTGGGCACCCTGGACGCCGACCTCGCCCGGCAGCAGGTGCGCCCGCCGGCGATCATCGTCGTCGGCGAGGTGGTCGCCGTGGCCCGGCCCGAGCACTACGCCCGCGCCCACTGATGGCCGAGCTGGTCACCGTCGACGACCCCGCCGACCCCCGGCTCGCCGACTACCGCG
Proteins encoded:
- the cobA gene encoding uroporphyrinogen-III C-methyltransferase produces the protein MGAETPEGAPAPYPVGLRLAGRRVVVVGGGQVAQRRVPALIAAGARVTVVAPEVTPALEGLGGEVTLELRRFEPADLDDTWYAIAATDDPAVNAAVAAAAEERRTFCVRADDASQATAWTPAVGRHAGVTVAVLGNREPRRSSAVRDEIMAALQDGTIAARGARDRTPGVVLVGGGPGDPELATVAARHALASADVVVADRLAPRELLDGLDPDVELVDVAKLPRGRSATQEEINRVLVERAREGKRVVRFKGGDGFVFGRGYEEVLACQEAGVPVTVVPGLSSSISVPGLVGIPVTHRGVAHEFTVVSGHLPPDHPESLVEWSALARLRGTLVLLMAVQNAGAIAAALVAGGRPAGTPVAVVAEGSMPAERTVLSTLGTLDADLARQQVRPPAIIVVGEVVAVARPEHYARAH
- a CDS encoding sortase domain-containing protein, translating into MTSSTQRSSPGRPSAAGRLRDVVTTLLVVGGLAVAGTGLWQWYADGAPTPSRAATGPVEQESSSATAAPPAELPQAQPARTRPGAPLRVRVPRLGVDAPVDPVGAPGGTLTPPSDATRLGWWAAGARPGQRGSVLVAGHTVSTGGGALDDLELLRRGDDVVVRTTTGRRSYEVVSVQVLGKGVLARRAQQLFDQRVPSRLVLVTCEDWDGTAYRSNVVVTARPRR
- the cobT gene encoding nicotinate-nucleotide--dimethylbenzimidazole phosphoribosyltransferase; this translates as MLATTTDADHRDPEDALAALRAAVGPGDDGAARDARERQAQLTKPAGALGALEDVSVQLSAIAGSCPPPVPARPAVAVFAGDHGVHAAGVSPWPQEVTAGMVENFRAGGAAVNVLARACGARVVVVDVGVASPVEPGPDVLVRKVRAGTADLSRGPALTREEALAALLVGAQVAADLVAQGHDLLLTGDMGIGNTTPSACLVAALTGVAARTATGRGTGVDDATFARKVGVVERAVARLAPDADPVAVLAEVGGLEHAALAGFVLGGAAAGVPVLLDGVIAGSAALVAVALAPHAAAYLLAGHRSVEPGHTAALRHLGLRPLVDLDLRLGEGSGAALAVPLVRAAALLLGEMATFDGAGVARKQG
- a CDS encoding dodecin yields the protein MTDRTYRVSEIVGTSPDGIDQAIRNGIARASKTLRHLDWFEVTQVRGHVKDGAVDHFQVGMKIGFRLEDE
- a CDS encoding YbhB/YbcL family Raf kinase inhibitor-like protein gives rise to the protein MSQLDRPVSPNPYDLLPATASFQVTSTDVHDGQPLDDAQVADGGNTSPQLSWAGAPEGTKSFVVTCFDPDAPTPSGFWHWVLVDLPADVTSLEAGAASGELPGSAFHVRNDAGQAGFMGAAPPQGDQVHRYYFVVHAVGEETLGVDADASPAVVSFNLAFKTLGRAVLHGTYQH
- a CDS encoding glycerophosphodiester phosphodiesterase family protein; translation: MTRDAPAEAPRPTPPRRLAPGRARRPAPPVLVSAHRCGAGTATHLENTRVALDRALGLEVDFVEFDVQLLGDGTFVLHHDDVVEVGGALRPLAHLDLATYAGAVSEVLRYDEVLDALAGTGKQAHVDLKFRSPAAAYADPASTAEVAAARLAVERLGPHDLVVTTLDDDSVRAVRDWAEGEGLPLLVGLSLGRSTVGLPVAEKVRIRTSEVVARPRVRDSRANVVVAHQRLARAGVRSFARRVDLPLLVWTVDDEEALRYWMRPGRAWLVTTNEPELALRVRAEVEERYHRAARARAERRRLRAERRAARTAPGDRAT